A genomic stretch from Penaeus vannamei isolate JL-2024 chromosome 6, ASM4276789v1, whole genome shotgun sequence includes:
- the LOC113808742 gene encoding bumetanide-sensitive sodium-(potassium)-chloride cotransporter-like, translating to MLRDATGNVTQAADWSFAECQNVTCEYGLQNSSQVMELVAVVGPLIYAGCFAATLSSALASIVSAPKVFQALCKDKLYPYIEFFARGYGKNDEPYRGYVLTFFIVLVFTLIARLDAIAPIITNFFLAAYALINFSTFHASLQRIPGWRPTFKYYNLWLSLLGGVMCTAIMFLIQWWTGLLTVAIIIILYLVVAHRKPEVNWGSSTQAQTYTLALNSVASLGQVEEHVKTYRPQILVLCGAPSARPPLLHFANSITKNMSLLVAGHCLKEQQPHRVRARMTTEATKWLVRGKIRAFYTLADGPSHEQAARNLMCNVGLGKLRPNTVLMGYKANWQTCPQEELQSYFKTIHYAFDLHLAVGILRVDGGLDYSNLTEVTEEEEKSLAASTTYPAASNAAPSTSAPQHPEGGEVSLHPTHLHEKESQISPSATSGHLTSVPSYPSSPAEERLPSDTILGVLKLAKKKKNPTYKGPSGEVVAPQVVDSMLRFTRKQPQGTIDVWWLYDDGGLTMLIPYILTTRSNWSSCKLRVFCLANKKDDLASEHRRMAELLCKFRIDFTDVVMIPDVQRKPREDSLKDFQNLISNFLIDPEEETPEAAQGITETELLALKDKTNRHIRLRELLLEHSGDASFIVMTLPMPAVGTVSAWLYMAWLETLTRQMPPFLLLRGNQSSVLTFYS from the exons ATGCTCAGGGACGCGACGGGGAACGTCACGCAGGCAGCTGACTGGTCCTTCGCCGAGTGCCAGAATGTCACCTGCGAGTACGGCCTGCAAAACAGCTCGCAG GTAATGGAGCTCGTGGCGGTGGTCGGGCCTCTCATATACGCCGGATGCTTCGCTGCCACGCTTTCATCTGCTCTGGCATCGATCGTGTCAGCTCCCAAGGTCTTCCAG gCTCTCTGCAAGGACAAACTCTACCCGTACATCGAGTTCTTCGCCCGAGGCTACGGCAAGAACGACGAACCGTACAGGGGCTACGTGCTCACCTTCTTCATCGTCCTCGTCTTCACCCTCATCG CCCGTCTGGACGCCATCGCGCCCATCATCACCAACTTCTTCCTGGCCGCCTACGCCCTCATCAACTTCTCCACCTTCCACGCCTCCCTGCAGCGCATTCCGGGGTGGCGGCCTACGTTCAAG TACTACAACCTGTGGCTGAGTCTGCTGGGGGGCGTCATGTGCACGGCCATCATGTTCCTGATCCAGTGGTGGACGGGGCTGCTCACTgtggccatcatcatcattctttatctCGTTGTGGCGCACAGGAAACCAG AAGTGAACTGGGGATCGTCGACGCAGGCGCAGACGTACACGCTCGCCCTGAACTCCGTGGCTTCCCTGGGCCAAGTGGAGGAGCACGTGAAGACCTACCGACCTCAGATTCTGGTGCTCTGTGGAGCGCCGTCGGCCAGGCCTCCTCTCCTGCACTTCGCCAATTCCATCACCAAAAACATGTCTTTGCTCGTCGCCGGACACTGCCTCAAG GAGCAACAGCCCCACCGCGTCCGCGCCCGCATGACGACGGAGGCGACGAAGTGGCTGGTCCGCGGGAAGATCCGGGCGTTCTACACCCTGGCCGACGGCCCCTCCCACGAGCAGGCGGCGAGGAACCTCATGTGTAACGTCGGCCTCGGGAAGCTGCGGCCGAACACCGTCCTCATGGGCTACAAGGCCAACTGGCAGACGTGTCCCCAGGAGGAACTTCAGAGCTACTTCAAGACTATTCA CTACGCCTTCGACCTGCACCTCGCCGTCGGGATCCTGCGGGTGGACGGCGGCCTCGACTACTCCAACCTGACGGAGgtgaccgaggaggaggagaagagcctCGCTGCCTCGACCACCTATCCCGCCGCCTCCAACGCCGCCCCTTCGACCTCCGCGCCCCAGCATCCCGAAGGAGGGGAGGTcagcctccaccccacccacctgcaCGAGAAGGAGTCGCAGATTAGTCCTT cTGCCACCTCCGGCCACCTCACTTCGGTGCCCAGTTACCCTTCGTCGCCCGCTGAGGAGAGGCTCCCTTCGGACACCATCCTTGGCGTCCTGAAGCtcgccaagaagaagaagaatcccaCGTACAAAGGTCCGAGCGGCGAGGTCGTGGCGCCGCAGGTGGTGGACTCCATGCTCCGGTTCACGCGCAAGCAGCCCCAGGGGACCATTGACGTCTGGTGGCTCTACGACGATGGCG gaCTGACTATGTTAATTCCATACATCTTGACAACTCGTTCCAACTGGTCCTCGTGTAAACTACGGGTATTCTGCCTCGCAAACAAAAAG gACGATCTGGCCTCCGAGCACCGTCGAATGGCCGAGTTACTGTGCAAATTCAGGATCGACTTCACTGACGTCGTGATGATCCCTGACGTCCAGCGGAAGCCACGGGAAGACTCCCTGAAGGACTTCCAAAACCTCATCAGTAATTTCTTGATAGATCCGGAAGAAG AGACCCCGGAGGCGGCCCAGGGCATCACCGAGACAGAACTGCTGGCGCTGAAGGACAAGACCAACAGACACATACGCCTTCGGGAGCTCCTGCTTGAGCACTCGGGCGACGCGTCCTTCATAGTCAT GACCCTCCCGATGCCTGCTGTAGGAACGGTGTCCGCCTGGCTCTACATGGCCTGGCTGGAGACGCTGACCCGACAGATGCCGCCTTTCCTGCTGCTGAGAGGCAACCAGTCCTCCGTGCTCACCTTCTACTCCTGA